One genomic segment of Thermus thermamylovorans includes these proteins:
- the metX gene encoding homoserine O-acetyltransferase MetX produces MSEIALETWGEHEALLLKPPRSPLSIPPPRPRTAVLFPRREGFYTELGGYLPEVRLRFETYGRLSRLRDNAVLVFHALTGSAHLAGTYEEATFQSLSPLERAFGKEGWWDALVGPGRILDPTLYYVISANHLGSCYGSTGPLSQDARAGRPYGRDFPPLTLRDLARAQARLLDHLGVEKAIVIGGSLGGMVALEFALMYPERVKKLVVLAAPARHGPWARAFNHLSRQAILQDPEYQSGNPAPKGMALARGIAMMSYRAPAGFEERWGEAPEQGETYLDYQGEKFLKRFHAESYLVLSRAMDTHDVGRGRGGVAEALKRLRGLPSLFVGIDTDLLYPAEEVRQAARLAGGRYREIRSPHGHDAFLIETDQVEAILDSFLP; encoded by the coding sequence ATGAGCGAGATCGCCCTGGAAACCTGGGGGGAGCACGAGGCCCTCCTCCTCAAGCCCCCCCGCTCCCCCCTTTCCATCCCCCCGCCCAGGCCCCGCACCGCCGTGCTCTTCCCCCGGCGGGAGGGGTTTTACACCGAGCTTGGGGGCTACCTGCCCGAGGTACGCCTGCGCTTCGAGACCTACGGCCGGCTCTCCCGCCTCCGCGACAACGCCGTCCTGGTCTTCCACGCCCTCACGGGAAGCGCCCACCTGGCGGGCACCTACGAGGAGGCCACCTTCCAAAGCCTCTCCCCCCTGGAAAGGGCTTTCGGGAAAGAGGGCTGGTGGGACGCCCTGGTGGGGCCTGGGCGGATCCTGGACCCCACCCTCTACTACGTGATCTCCGCCAACCACCTGGGAAGCTGCTACGGCTCCACCGGGCCCCTCTCCCAAGACGCCCGCGCGGGGAGGCCCTACGGCCGGGACTTCCCGCCCCTCACCCTCCGGGACCTGGCCCGGGCCCAGGCCAGGCTCCTGGACCACCTGGGGGTGGAGAAGGCCATCGTGATCGGGGGAAGCCTGGGGGGGATGGTGGCCCTGGAGTTCGCCCTCATGTACCCGGAAAGGGTGAAGAAGCTGGTGGTGCTGGCCGCCCCCGCCCGCCATGGTCCCTGGGCCCGGGCCTTCAACCACCTAAGCCGCCAGGCCATCCTGCAAGACCCCGAGTACCAGAGCGGAAACCCAGCCCCCAAAGGGATGGCCCTGGCCCGGGGCATCGCCATGATGAGCTACCGCGCCCCCGCAGGGTTTGAGGAGCGCTGGGGGGAGGCGCCGGAGCAGGGCGAAACCTACCTGGACTACCAAGGGGAAAAGTTCTTGAAGCGCTTCCACGCGGAGAGCTACCTGGTCCTCTCCCGGGCCATGGACACCCACGACGTGGGCCGGGGAAGGGGTGGGGTGGCGGAAGCCCTAAAGCGGCTACGGGGCCTTCCCTCCCTCTTCGTGGGCATCGACACCGACCTCCTCTACCCCGCCGAGGAGGTGCGGCAGGCGGCGAGGCTCGCCGGGGGGCGGTACCGGGAGATCCGTAGCCCCCACGGCCACGACGCTTTCCTGATCGAAACCGACCAGGTGGAGGCCATCCTGGATTCCTTTCTGCCTTGA
- a CDS encoding O-acetylhomoserine aminocarboxypropyltransferase/cysteine synthase family protein, which translates to MRFETLQLHAGYEPEPTTLSRQVPIYPTTSYVFQSPEHAADLFALKAFGNIYSRIQNPTVEVLERRLAALEGGKAALAAASGHAAQFLALTTLAQAGDNLVSTPNLYGGTFNQFKVTLKRLGIEVRFTSKEERPEEFLALTDERTRAWWVESIGNPALNLPDLEALAQAAREVGVALFVDNTFGMGGYLLRPLEWGAALVTHSLTKWVGGHGAVIAGGIVDGGSFPWDNGRYPLLTEPQPGYHGLRLVEAFGNLAFIVKARVDGLRDQGQALGPFEAWVVLLGMETLSLRAERHVENTLHLAHWLQEQPQVAWVNYPGLPHHPHRARAEKYFRGKPGAVLTFGLKGGYEAAKRFISRLRLISHLANVGDTRTLAIHPASTTHAQLSPEEQALAGVSPEMVRLSVGLEHVEDLKAELEEALR; encoded by the coding sequence ATGCGCTTTGAGACCCTGCAGCTCCACGCGGGCTACGAGCCCGAGCCCACCACCCTAAGCCGCCAGGTGCCCATCTACCCCACCACCAGCTACGTCTTCCAAAGCCCGGAGCACGCCGCGGACCTTTTCGCCCTGAAGGCCTTCGGAAACATCTACTCCCGCATCCAAAACCCCACGGTGGAGGTGCTGGAGAGGCGGCTTGCGGCCCTCGAGGGGGGCAAGGCCGCCCTGGCCGCGGCCAGCGGCCACGCTGCCCAGTTCCTGGCCCTCACCACCCTGGCCCAGGCGGGGGACAACCTGGTCTCCACCCCGAACCTCTACGGGGGCACCTTCAACCAGTTCAAGGTGACCCTGAAGCGGCTTGGCATCGAGGTGCGCTTCACCTCCAAAGAAGAGCGCCCCGAGGAGTTCTTAGCCCTCACGGACGAAAGGACCCGGGCCTGGTGGGTGGAGTCCATCGGCAACCCCGCCCTGAACCTCCCGGACCTGGAGGCCCTGGCCCAAGCTGCTCGGGAGGTGGGGGTGGCCCTTTTCGTGGACAACACCTTCGGCATGGGGGGGTACCTCCTGAGGCCCCTGGAGTGGGGGGCGGCCCTGGTCACCCACTCCCTCACCAAGTGGGTGGGGGGGCACGGGGCGGTGATCGCCGGCGGCATTGTGGACGGGGGGAGCTTCCCATGGGATAACGGCCGCTACCCCCTCCTCACCGAACCCCAGCCCGGGTACCACGGCCTCAGGCTGGTGGAGGCCTTTGGGAACCTGGCCTTCATCGTGAAGGCCCGGGTGGATGGGCTTCGGGACCAGGGGCAGGCCTTGGGGCCCTTTGAGGCCTGGGTGGTGCTTCTTGGGATGGAAACCCTTTCCCTACGGGCCGAGCGCCACGTGGAAAACACCCTCCACCTGGCCCACTGGCTCCAGGAGCAACCCCAGGTGGCCTGGGTGAACTACCCGGGCCTCCCCCACCATCCCCACCGCGCCCGGGCGGAGAAGTACTTCCGGGGGAAACCGGGGGCTGTCCTCACCTTTGGCCTGAAGGGAGGGTACGAGGCCGCCAAACGCTTCATCTCCCGCCTCAGGCTCATCTCCCACCTGGCCAACGTGGGGGACACCCGAACCCTGGCCATCCACCCCGCCTCCACCACCCACGCCCAGCTCTCCCCGGAGGAGCAGGCCCTGGCCGGGGTGAGCCCGGAGATGGTCCGCCTCAGCGTGGGCCTGGAGCACGTGGAGGACCTGAAGGCGGAGCTGGAGGAGGCCCTCCGATGA
- a CDS encoding 3-hydroxybutyrate dehydrogenase codes for MERFPGKTVLVTGAGSGIGLAIARAFAREGARVLVHDVKDASTLAEEVGGEFLQADLADPLAVEDLGKQAAQHGVDILVNNAGFQHIDPVEDFPLETWQRMLQAMLTAPFQLIRALLPGMKERGWGRILNIASVHGLVASPFKSAYIAAKHGLIGLTRTVALEAGPFGVTANAIAPAYVRTPLVENQIADQARTLGIPESEVVEKVFLAQAAVKRLIEPEEVAALALFLASEKASAITGAVFPIDLGWTAR; via the coding sequence ATGGAGAGGTTCCCAGGTAAGACCGTTCTGGTCACCGGTGCGGGAAGCGGCATCGGCCTGGCCATCGCCCGCGCCTTCGCCCGGGAAGGGGCCAGGGTGTTGGTCCACGATGTGAAGGACGCCTCTACCCTAGCCGAGGAGGTAGGCGGGGAGTTCCTGCAGGCGGACCTCGCCGACCCCCTGGCGGTAGAGGACTTGGGGAAGCAAGCAGCCCAGCACGGGGTGGACATCCTCGTGAACAACGCCGGCTTCCAGCACATCGACCCGGTGGAGGACTTTCCCCTGGAAACCTGGCAGCGGATGCTCCAGGCGATGCTCACCGCCCCCTTCCAGCTCATCCGGGCCCTTCTCCCCGGGATGAAGGAAAGGGGTTGGGGGCGGATCCTCAACATCGCCAGCGTCCACGGCCTGGTGGCAAGCCCCTTCAAGAGCGCCTACATCGCCGCCAAGCACGGCCTCATCGGGCTCACCCGGACGGTGGCCCTGGAAGCGGGCCCTTTCGGCGTCACCGCAAACGCCATCGCCCCCGCTTATGTACGCACCCCCCTCGTGGAGAACCAGATCGCCGACCAGGCCCGCACCCTGGGCATACCGGAAAGCGAGGTGGTGGAGAAGGTCTTCCTGGCTCAGGCGGCGGTGAAGCGGCTCATCGAGCCCGAGGAGGTGGCCGCCCTGGCCCTCTTCCTGGCCTCGGAAAAGGCCTCGGCCATCACCGGGGCGGTCTTCCCCATCGACCTGGGCTGGACCGCCCGCTAA
- the hemL gene encoding glutamate-1-semialdehyde 2,1-aminomutase translates to MERPVSARLFAEAQRHIPGGVSSPVRAFKAVGGTPPFLVRGEGAYVWDADGNRYLDYVLSWGPLILGHAHPEVLARVEEVAKRGLTFGAPHPLEAELAQAVKRAYPGVELVRFVNSGTEATMSALRLARGYTGRKYLVKFRGNYHGHADGLLVEAGSGALTLGVPSSAGVPEEYAKLTLVLEYNDPEALRALLRARGEEIAAIIFEPVVGNAGVLVPTEEFLKALHEARDYGVLLVADEVMTGFRLGFGGATERFGLRPDLVTLGKILGGGLPAAAYGGRREIMEKVAPLGPVYQAGTLSGNPLAMAAGLATLGILEKNPGYYARLEEVGAGLEAGLREVLSRKGIPHAVNRVGSMLTVFFTEGPVRTFAEARRTDTELFRRFFHGLLDRGVYWPPSNFEAAFLSIAHGEAEVALTLEALERVL, encoded by the coding sequence ATGGAGCGCCCTGTTTCCGCAAGGCTCTTCGCCGAGGCGCAACGGCACATCCCGGGCGGGGTCAGCAGCCCGGTGCGGGCCTTCAAGGCCGTGGGGGGCACCCCCCCCTTCCTGGTGCGGGGGGAGGGGGCCTACGTGTGGGACGCGGACGGGAACCGCTACCTGGACTACGTGCTGAGCTGGGGCCCCCTGATCCTGGGCCACGCCCACCCCGAGGTGTTGGCCCGGGTGGAGGAGGTGGCGAAGCGGGGCCTCACCTTCGGGGCCCCCCACCCCCTGGAGGCCGAGCTGGCCCAGGCGGTGAAACGGGCCTACCCCGGGGTGGAGCTGGTGCGCTTCGTGAACTCCGGCACCGAGGCCACCATGAGCGCCCTGCGCCTGGCCCGGGGGTATACGGGGAGGAAGTACCTCGTCAAGTTCCGGGGCAACTACCACGGGCACGCGGATGGCCTTTTGGTGGAGGCGGGAAGCGGGGCCCTCACCCTGGGGGTGCCCAGTAGCGCCGGGGTCCCGGAAGAGTACGCAAAGCTCACCCTGGTCCTGGAGTACAACGACCCCGAGGCCCTGCGCGCCCTCCTCCGGGCGCGGGGGGAGGAGATCGCCGCCATTATCTTCGAACCGGTGGTGGGGAACGCCGGGGTCCTCGTGCCCACCGAGGAGTTCCTGAAGGCCCTGCACGAGGCCAGGGACTACGGCGTCCTCCTCGTTGCCGACGAGGTGATGACGGGCTTCCGCCTGGGCTTCGGCGGGGCCACGGAGCGGTTTGGCCTCAGGCCCGACCTGGTCACCCTGGGCAAGATCCTGGGGGGCGGGCTTCCCGCCGCGGCCTACGGGGGGAGGCGGGAGATCATGGAAAAGGTGGCCCCCTTAGGCCCCGTGTACCAGGCGGGGACGCTTTCGGGGAACCCTTTGGCCATGGCCGCGGGCCTCGCCACCCTGGGGATTCTGGAGAAAAACCCCGGGTACTACGCTCGGCTGGAGGAGGTGGGGGCGGGGCTGGAGGCGGGGCTTAGGGAGGTGCTTTCCCGCAAGGGCATCCCCCACGCGGTGAACCGGGTGGGCTCCATGCTCACCGTCTTCTTCACCGAGGGGCCGGTGCGCACCTTCGCCGAGGCCAGGCGCACGGACACGGAGCTTTTCCGGCGCTTTTTCCACGGCCTCTTGGACCGGGGGGTGTACTGGCCCCCCTCCAACTTCGAGGCGGCCTTCCTCTCCATCGCCCACGGGGAGGCGGAGGTGGCCCTGACCCTCGAGGCCTTGGAGCGGGTTTTGTGA
- a CDS encoding type II toxin-antitoxin system HicA family toxin — protein MRLAEAYGFILKTGKGSRRRLVHPGGLVVSVHEPHPRGKPVHPEGVKALLRAIARLEDEA, from the coding sequence GTGAGGCTAGCGGAAGCCTACGGGTTTATCCTGAAGACGGGGAAGGGCAGTCGCCGAAGGTTGGTCCATCCTGGAGGCCTGGTGGTGAGCGTCCACGAACCCCATCCCCGGGGAAAGCCTGTGCATCCCGAAGGGGTCAAGGCCCTCCTGCGGGCCATTGCGAGGCTGGAAGATGAAGCTTAA
- the mnmE gene encoding tRNA uridine-5-carboxymethylaminomethyl(34) synthesis GTPase MnmE, producing MSLSLKDPICAIATPPGKGAIGVVRLSGEGALEVASRVWRGKDPRRLPGGRFTLGEVVDPETGEALDQALLLVFRAPRSYTGEDACEFQTHGSPAVLRRVLEALVKAGARLARPGEFTLRAYLNGKLDLAQAEAVLALVEAEGDLARRQALRSLEGSFSRKIAALEDRLLSLLAHIQALLDYPEEGVEAHRAEAVLREVLGEIEGLLAQARSSRLAQKGARLALIGAPNAGKSSLLNALLGYERALVSPIPGTTRDYLEAPLELFGIPLLAVDTAGIRETSDPLERAGVERALRIAEEADLVLYVADRAAPRPPLPPLPARALKVATKADLPPLWEDPGFLPVSSLTGEGLAALKEAIREALLGREGGEYLLSERQIEALHRARERLLEAQDLPEDLMGLALEEALQALASLRGRRQVSEEVVARVFQNFCVGK from the coding sequence GTGAGCCTCTCCCTCAAGGACCCCATCTGTGCCATCGCCACCCCCCCGGGCAAGGGGGCCATCGGGGTGGTGCGGCTTTCCGGGGAGGGGGCCTTGGAGGTGGCCAGCCGGGTGTGGCGGGGCAAAGACCCCAGGAGGCTTCCGGGCGGGCGCTTCACCCTGGGGGAGGTGGTGGACCCGGAAACCGGGGAAGCCTTGGACCAGGCCCTCCTCCTGGTCTTCCGCGCCCCCCGCTCCTATACCGGGGAGGACGCCTGCGAGTTCCAGACCCACGGCTCCCCCGCGGTGCTGAGGAGGGTCCTGGAGGCCCTGGTGAAGGCCGGGGCCCGGCTGGCCCGCCCCGGGGAGTTCACCCTAAGGGCCTACCTCAACGGCAAGCTGGACCTGGCCCAGGCGGAGGCGGTCCTGGCCCTGGTGGAGGCGGAAGGGGACCTGGCCCGCCGCCAGGCCTTAAGGAGCCTCGAGGGGAGCTTTTCCCGGAAAATCGCCGCCTTGGAGGATAGGCTTCTTTCCCTGCTGGCCCACATCCAGGCCCTCCTGGACTACCCCGAGGAGGGGGTGGAGGCCCACCGGGCGGAGGCCGTGCTGCGGGAAGTTCTGGGGGAGATCGAGGGCCTCCTCGCCCAGGCAAGGTCCTCCCGCCTGGCGCAAAAGGGGGCCCGCCTGGCCCTCATCGGGGCCCCGAACGCCGGGAAAAGCTCCCTTCTGAACGCCCTCTTGGGCTACGAGCGGGCCCTGGTGTCCCCCATCCCCGGCACCACCCGGGACTACCTGGAAGCCCCCTTGGAGCTCTTCGGCATCCCCCTCCTGGCGGTGGACACCGCGGGGATTCGGGAAACCTCGGACCCCCTGGAGCGGGCCGGGGTGGAAAGGGCCCTGAGGATCGCCGAGGAAGCCGACCTCGTGCTCTACGTGGCCGACCGCGCGGCCCCCAGGCCTCCCCTGCCTCCCTTGCCCGCGAGGGCCTTGAAGGTGGCCACCAAGGCGGACCTTCCCCCCCTCTGGGAGGACCCGGGGTTCCTCCCGGTGTCCAGCCTGACGGGGGAGGGGCTGGCGGCCCTCAAGGAGGCCATCCGGGAGGCGCTTTTGGGGAGGGAGGGCGGGGAGTACCTCCTGAGCGAGCGGCAGATCGAGGCCCTCCACCGGGCCAGGGAGAGGCTCTTGGAGGCCCAAGACCTTCCCGAGGACCTCATGGGGTTGGCCCTGGAGGAGGCCCTCCAGGCCCTGGCCTCCTTGAGGGGGAGGCGGCAGGTTTCCGAGGAGGTGGTGGCCCGGGTTTTCCAGAATTTCTGCGTGGGGAAGTAA